The following are from one region of the Stigmatella ashevillena genome:
- a CDS encoding sulfotransferase family protein — MIKPNFFMVGAPRCATTSMYTYLKQHPEIFLSLLKEPLYFGSDLTRQPLAITDEASYLSLFAGAGDAKVIGEGSVFYIMSKRAPDELKAFSPAARILIMLRDPVNMMHSLHSMYLRTGNEALEDFEDALEAEAARAQGQRLPPRCYFPEGLQYRSVARYAEPVERFFRTFGRERVHVLIFEDLVRDTAGEYRRTLEFLGVDSHPPVELNVDKATALIRPTVLKQMRAATPEVRKKLKTVGDTHRGPRSKPLSASLQARLHEELRPDVERLSSLLGRDVTHWCQGRPS; from the coding sequence ATGATCAAGCCCAACTTCTTCATGGTCGGGGCCCCCCGCTGCGCCACGACCTCGATGTACACGTACCTCAAGCAGCATCCGGAGATCTTCCTCTCGCTGCTCAAGGAGCCCCTCTACTTCGGCTCGGACCTGACGCGGCAGCCGCTCGCCATCACCGACGAAGCCAGCTACCTCAGCCTCTTCGCCGGGGCAGGTGACGCCAAGGTCATTGGAGAGGGCTCGGTCTTCTACATCATGTCGAAGCGGGCTCCCGATGAGTTGAAGGCTTTCTCTCCGGCCGCCCGCATCCTCATCATGCTGAGAGATCCGGTGAACATGATGCACTCGTTGCACTCCATGTACTTGCGCACCGGCAACGAAGCGTTGGAGGACTTCGAGGACGCCCTCGAAGCGGAGGCCGCTCGGGCCCAGGGGCAGCGCCTGCCGCCCCGGTGTTACTTCCCCGAGGGGCTCCAGTACCGATCGGTGGCGCGCTACGCCGAGCCGGTGGAGCGCTTCTTCCGCACGTTTGGCCGTGAGCGCGTCCACGTCCTGATCTTCGAAGATCTGGTCCGTGACACCGCAGGGGAATACCGGCGCACACTGGAGTTTCTCGGGGTGGACTCCCACCCTCCCGTGGAACTCAACGTGGACAAGGCCACGGCGCTCATCCGGCCCACCGTCCTCAAGCAGATGCGGGCCGCCACCCCCGAAGTCCGCAAGAAGCTGAAGACGGTCGGGGACACACACCGAGGTCCCCGAAGCAAGCCGTTGTCCGCCTCGCTCCAGGCCCGCCTCCATGAAGAGCTGCGGCCCGACGTGGAGCGGCTGAGCAGCCTGCTTGGCAGGGATGTCACCCACTGGTGTCAGGGGCGGCCGTCATGA
- a CDS encoding CCA tRNA nucleotidyltransferase, with product MDPRLVRSSLEQVIYRDEAREIRIQDAVGLLAGAGMQVYVVGGAPRDWLMGVPTQDVDIAVDRSMEEVHQVLRRAYPDIDPVRSRFDRFGMMCWGDDASGGVDFSFLRSPGDIQNDDMRTTSFVPRGDVREDALMRDFSVNAFYYACHEEGILLDPLGCGLEDVQERLLRLITHPRVLETSYRITFRILQFICRGYTPAPNALEHLERYADHDIQGTGLRLQGFVASHFGAQHAQREEFKQRLYACARQEASRKLLDSVFR from the coding sequence GTGGATCCCCGCCTCGTGCGCTCTTCCCTGGAGCAGGTCATCTACCGGGATGAGGCGCGTGAGATTCGCATCCAGGATGCCGTGGGCCTGCTGGCAGGAGCGGGGATGCAGGTCTACGTCGTGGGAGGGGCCCCCCGGGACTGGCTCATGGGCGTGCCCACCCAGGATGTCGACATCGCCGTGGATCGCTCGATGGAGGAGGTGCACCAGGTGCTCCGCCGGGCGTATCCGGACATTGATCCGGTGCGCTCCCGGTTCGACCGGTTTGGCATGATGTGCTGGGGGGATGATGCCTCGGGGGGCGTGGACTTCAGCTTCCTGCGAAGCCCCGGGGACATCCAGAACGATGACATGCGGACCACGTCCTTCGTCCCCCGGGGCGATGTGCGTGAGGACGCCCTCATGAGGGACTTCTCGGTGAATGCGTTCTATTACGCATGTCACGAGGAGGGCATCTTGCTGGACCCGCTGGGCTGCGGCCTGGAGGATGTCCAGGAGAGGCTCCTCCGGCTCATCACACACCCGCGGGTCTTGGAGACCAGTTACCGGATCACCTTTCGCATCCTCCAATTCATCTGCCGTGGTTATACCCCGGCGCCCAACGCGCTGGAGCATCTGGAGCGCTACGCGGACCATGACATCCAGGGGACGGGATTGCGCCTCCAGGGCTTCGTGGCCAGCCACTTTGGCGCACAGCACGCGCAGCGCGAGGAGTTCAAGCAGCGGCTGTATGCGTGTGCCCGGCAGGAGGCTTCCCGGAAGCTGCTCGAC
- a CDS encoding coproporphyrinogen-III oxidase family protein: protein MSTTAQDTVPRIELTRKGFITNYPPYRYWRPETAQRLLDPKPLNIYVHTPYCVQRCAYCHYKTTTLNENRKAEIDRYVQSLCTEIQLASQRFHLKERPTHSIYFGGGTPTLLSKENLSRIMDCLREHLTFAEPEITVEGEPVTLIQAKADHLKHLGVNRISLGIQSLADEIILKTGRRDTEKHAFKAIEIAKGTGAVVNVDLMSGLAGETDETWAYTVERALAADVHSLTVYKTELYANTEYYAGIKKNTLELPSDEEELKYAAYAIEKIEAKGYLPVNFFTFTQGGGHMQRHTTSKWRGDDIYAFGVSAFGSIGSFSVQNISDLEKYSSTLEAGELPIARGYHLNAKDLMARDVVLGMKLIHLDRKAFRQRYGLDLVRLCEPTVNALVEEGFITVSDERLSLTRKGILWGDYTGRQLAAAVDAVAS from the coding sequence ATGAGCACCACCGCCCAGGACACCGTGCCTCGTATCGAGCTGACCCGGAAGGGATTCATCACCAACTATCCCCCGTACCGTTACTGGCGTCCCGAGACCGCCCAGCGGCTTCTGGATCCCAAGCCGCTCAACATCTATGTGCACACGCCTTACTGTGTGCAGCGGTGCGCGTACTGCCACTACAAAACAACCACCCTCAACGAGAACCGCAAAGCGGAGATCGACCGGTACGTCCAGTCGTTGTGTACCGAGATCCAGCTTGCCTCCCAGCGCTTCCATCTCAAGGAGCGGCCCACCCACTCCATCTACTTTGGCGGCGGCACCCCGACCCTGCTCTCCAAGGAGAACCTCAGCCGCATCATGGATTGCCTCCGTGAGCACCTCACCTTCGCGGAGCCGGAGATCACCGTCGAGGGGGAGCCCGTCACCCTCATCCAGGCCAAGGCGGACCACCTCAAGCACCTGGGCGTCAACCGCATCAGCCTGGGCATCCAGTCCCTCGCCGATGAGATCATCCTCAAGACCGGCCGCCGGGACACGGAGAAGCACGCGTTCAAGGCCATCGAGATCGCCAAGGGCACCGGCGCCGTCGTCAACGTGGACCTGATGAGCGGTCTTGCGGGCGAGACGGATGAGACGTGGGCGTACACCGTGGAGCGCGCACTCGCCGCCGACGTGCACTCGCTCACCGTCTACAAGACCGAGCTGTACGCCAACACCGAGTACTACGCCGGCATCAAGAAGAACACCCTGGAGCTGCCCTCCGACGAGGAGGAGCTGAAGTATGCCGCGTATGCCATCGAGAAGATCGAGGCCAAGGGATACCTGCCGGTCAACTTCTTCACCTTCACCCAGGGCGGTGGCCACATGCAGCGCCACACCACCAGCAAGTGGAGGGGAGATGACATCTACGCGTTCGGTGTCTCGGCTTTCGGTTCGATCGGCAGCTTCTCCGTCCAGAACATCAGCGACCTGGAGAAGTACTCGAGCACCCTGGAGGCGGGAGAGCTGCCCATCGCGCGCGGCTACCACCTGAACGCCAAGGACTTGATGGCCCGGGATGTCGTGCTGGGCATGAAGCTGATCCACTTGGACCGCAAGGCCTTCCGTCAGCGCTATGGCCTCGACCTGGTGCGCCTCTGCGAGCCCACGGTGAATGCCTTGGTGGAGGAGGGCTTCATCACCGTCTCGGACGAGCGCCTCTCCCTGACCCGCAAGGGCATTCTGTGGGGAGACTACACGGGCCGACAGCTCGCCGCGGCGGTCGATGCGGTGGCGTCCTGA
- a CDS encoding GrpB family protein, with protein sequence MNEGAFQLARIIRRLKARVSTEELGGETVEQLVRRWSRLRSPELNIEVREYDPHWPAAFDAEKHRLQGALKDLGLVDIQHIGSTSIAPLPSKNIIDLAVAVQSLPCSAQQTEALLGLGYQAYGPSPIDPDFSWFWRIEAEGQGAFVVHVCGAQSPWFSHLIHFRDFMRAFPEERQQYEALKRELAQAPDQSWLEYSIVKRALALRITERANAWAEKAAPQLS encoded by the coding sequence ATGAACGAGGGAGCCTTCCAGCTGGCGCGCATCATCCGGCGGCTCAAGGCACGCGTGAGCACCGAGGAGCTGGGGGGCGAAACCGTGGAGCAGCTCGTCCGCCGCTGGTCCCGGCTCCGCTCCCCCGAGCTGAACATCGAGGTCCGGGAGTATGACCCGCACTGGCCCGCGGCCTTCGATGCCGAGAAACACCGGCTTCAAGGGGCTTTGAAGGACCTGGGGCTGGTGGACATCCAGCACATCGGCAGCACCTCCATTGCCCCCTTGCCCAGCAAAAACATCATCGATCTGGCTGTGGCCGTGCAGTCCTTGCCGTGCAGCGCCCAGCAGACAGAAGCCCTCCTCGGACTCGGCTACCAGGCCTATGGGCCCAGCCCCATCGATCCAGACTTCTCCTGGTTCTGGCGCATCGAGGCGGAGGGCCAGGGCGCCTTCGTGGTCCACGTGTGCGGGGCGCAGAGCCCGTGGTTCTCCCACCTGATCCACTTCCGCGACTTCATGCGAGCCTTTCCCGAGGAGCGCCAGCAGTATGAAGCCTTGAAGCGGGAACTGGCCCAGGCGCCGGATCAAAGCTGGCTGGAGTACAGCATCGTCAAGCGCGCCCTCGCCTTGCGCATCACCGAGCGCGCCAACGCCTGGGCCGAGAAAGCAGCCCCTCAGCTTTCCTGA
- a CDS encoding CCA tRNA nucleotidyltransferase, with translation MSDVYPSHPIGPTVVRESLEQVICQQEGHTVRIQEVIALLQGQGVRVFVAGGACRDWLTGAPVKDVDLSLDRPVKEAHAILRQAFPGMDPVLRRNERFGTLSWGDAASGGVDLNILRSHHDIQNDDMWTTSFVARQDLREDALTRDFSMNAFYYPCHEEGRLWDPLGCGLEDLQGRVLRLITHPRVLSTSYRTTFRIIQFLCRGYVPAPNIHEHLERFADHDIQGMGDRLLNWLPNHLGKDLGLWREFRQRLSTFARQDASRKVLDRVFARQES, from the coding sequence ATGAGTGACGTGTACCCAAGCCATCCCATCGGGCCTACGGTGGTGCGAGAGTCTTTGGAGCAGGTCATCTGTCAGCAGGAGGGGCACACGGTTCGCATCCAGGAAGTGATCGCGCTGCTTCAAGGCCAGGGAGTGCGAGTCTTCGTGGCGGGGGGCGCTTGCCGGGACTGGCTCACCGGGGCGCCCGTCAAGGACGTGGACCTCTCCTTGGACCGGCCGGTGAAGGAGGCCCATGCGATTCTGCGCCAGGCCTTCCCTGGGATGGATCCCGTGCTGCGGCGGAACGAACGCTTCGGCACGCTGAGCTGGGGAGATGCGGCTTCGGGCGGCGTGGACCTCAACATCCTCCGCAGTCACCACGACATCCAGAACGACGACATGTGGACCACCTCGTTCGTGGCCCGGCAAGACTTGCGGGAGGATGCCCTCACGCGGGACTTCTCCATGAATGCGTTCTACTACCCTTGCCATGAAGAGGGCCGCCTGTGGGATCCGCTCGGCTGTGGCCTAGAGGATTTGCAGGGGCGGGTGCTTCGGCTCATCACCCATCCCCGGGTCCTGAGCACCAGCTACCGGACGACCTTCCGCATCATCCAGTTCTTGTGCCGGGGGTACGTGCCAGCGCCCAACATCCATGAACACCTGGAGCGCTTCGCGGACCACGACATCCAGGGCATGGGGGACCGTCTTCTAAATTGGTTGCCCAACCACCTCGGAAAAGACCTGGGGCTCTGGAGGGAGTTCCGGCAGCGGCTCTCCACCTTCGCGCGCCAGGACGCTTCCCGGAAGGTGCTGGATCGGGTCTTTGCCCGTCAGGAAAGCTGA
- a CDS encoding class I adenylate-forming enzyme family protein encodes MSTRSEQREPAPELSAPGVSAPGIAFGEVYARALSAASRHQSLLTDGRLSLSYAELSGHFTHLDAFFASRGIAPGSILALECVNSVPGALSLLYVMSRGFSLVLLPPPGKAAPSVPVPRFCHHRLTVQSQLVDGADIVLHRPETFLQCPRSEEPVLSLDAAHATGKIFLRTSGSIGTPKLAMYTHGQLLANALNAVERLHLSGADRIALPVPLCHMFGLGAGFLPGFAVGASLGFVEGANILRYLEHERQFRPTVAFMTPALCSMFLRQHSAPEHYRHVVLAGDKLKPESFDAAEARFRRAVLLYGTTEMGVIAASDAEASEGPRSTTVGPPLPGIELKLEQPSAPGEAPEVVAGAIVCRHPHGFEGYVDNDGGPWTGEPPFHEGWYRTRDWGRLHAGGLLEVLGRQDHSVNRDGRLVLLAEVERALEGIPDVAQAITLLGAENLRGRHILALCTPREGRTLDSVQVRAACANLLPPYATPDEVRILPSFPLLPNGKVDRRTLMAQFTGTASPPASEQKENLT; translated from the coding sequence TTGAGTACGCGCTCCGAACAGCGGGAACCGGCTCCCGAACTCTCCGCACCTGGCGTCTCTGCCCCAGGCATTGCCTTCGGTGAAGTTTACGCCCGGGCGCTCTCGGCCGCCTCCAGACACCAGAGCCTCCTGACCGATGGCAGGCTTTCGCTGTCCTACGCAGAGCTGAGCGGGCACTTCACCCACCTCGATGCCTTCTTCGCTTCACGAGGCATCGCGCCCGGGAGCATCCTGGCCCTGGAGTGCGTCAACTCCGTTCCCGGAGCGCTGAGCCTCCTGTACGTGATGTCCCGGGGGTTCAGCCTGGTGCTGCTCCCCCCGCCGGGCAAGGCGGCTCCGTCCGTCCCGGTGCCACGCTTCTGCCACCACCGCTTGACGGTCCAGAGCCAGCTCGTGGACGGCGCGGACATCGTCCTGCACCGTCCCGAGACCTTCCTCCAGTGCCCCCGGAGCGAGGAGCCCGTCCTGTCGTTGGACGCCGCGCATGCCACGGGGAAGATCTTCCTGCGGACCTCGGGCAGCATCGGCACGCCCAAGCTGGCCATGTACACGCACGGCCAGTTGCTCGCCAACGCCCTCAACGCCGTGGAGCGGCTGCACCTGTCGGGGGCGGATCGCATCGCGCTCCCCGTGCCGCTGTGTCACATGTTTGGGCTCGGCGCGGGCTTCCTTCCGGGCTTCGCTGTCGGCGCCTCACTGGGCTTCGTGGAGGGCGCCAACATCCTGCGCTACCTCGAGCACGAGCGGCAGTTCCGCCCCACGGTCGCGTTCATGACCCCCGCGCTGTGCTCCATGTTTCTGCGGCAGCACAGCGCGCCAGAGCACTACCGCCACGTGGTGCTGGCGGGCGACAAGCTGAAGCCCGAGTCCTTCGATGCCGCGGAGGCCCGCTTCCGGCGTGCGGTCCTCCTCTACGGCACCACGGAAATGGGCGTCATCGCCGCTTCGGACGCGGAGGCCAGCGAAGGGCCCAGGTCCACCACCGTGGGCCCTCCCTTGCCAGGCATCGAGCTGAAGCTGGAACAGCCCAGCGCTCCTGGCGAAGCGCCCGAGGTGGTGGCGGGAGCCATCGTCTGCCGCCATCCCCATGGCTTCGAGGGCTATGTGGACAACGACGGTGGGCCCTGGACGGGAGAACCGCCCTTCCACGAGGGCTGGTACCGCACCCGGGACTGGGGCCGCCTGCACGCCGGCGGATTGCTGGAGGTCCTGGGGCGTCAGGACCACAGCGTCAACCGGGATGGCCGCCTCGTGCTCCTCGCCGAAGTCGAGCGCGCCCTGGAGGGAATTCCCGACGTGGCGCAGGCCATCACCCTGCTGGGGGCGGAGAACCTCCGCGGCCGCCACATCCTGGCCCTGTGCACACCGCGAGAGGGCCGCACCTTGGACAGCGTCCAGGTCCGCGCGGCCTGCGCCAACCTCCTTCCGCCGTATGCCACCCCGGATGAGGTGCGCATCCTCCCGTCCTTCCCCTTGCTGCCCAACGGCAAGGTCGACCGGCGCACCCTGATGGCCCAATTCACTGGGACCGCTTCCCCCCCCGCCAGCGAGCAGAAAGAGAACCTGACATGA
- a CDS encoding bifunctional metallophosphatase/5'-nucleotidase, with protein MSSAPEATEPIRLTLVGTNDLHGWIHPNPFSLPDGTLAEEGGLAVFAGYLAILRASNPDGVLLLDGGDLFQGTLASNLGEGAAVIDAYNQLGYHAAAIGNHDFDYGPVGPAQAASRPEMDSLGALKARMAQARFPLLSANLYDAATGQRPEWLRGDGTLLLTLKGVKVGLVGLSTPRTPETTNRLNVAGLRFGELLPETLAAASRLRARGAELVIAVAHIGGQCRAWDRPRDLSSCEPREELPELLQALPPGTLDAVVAGHTHQPLGHFIQGTPVIESRENGRSFGTIELFVDPRTHKVLEDLTVIQPLIPVCARVDETTRQCAQRSLQEQPSVKLVQAMFLGQPVEKDATLEQLLAPALARADAERKRLLGVSVPQALRRHFTEESSLGSVLTDSLRELMRADVALLNAGSMRADLPAGELTYGGVYEMLPFDNTLATLTLTGEQLWRLLEHVYGTARQGVYQLSGLQVELARCPGPGRLKRILLPNGQPVRPERTYRVVMPDFLARGGNGLSALLASFPKDAIDLGLRQELGLRDALIAFWQKAHRPLVAPPPGRMRFVGEGECRPVSGTP; from the coding sequence GTGAGCAGCGCTCCCGAGGCCACCGAGCCGATCCGGCTCACCCTCGTTGGAACGAATGATCTGCACGGCTGGATTCATCCGAACCCCTTCTCGCTTCCCGATGGAACCCTGGCCGAGGAAGGGGGGCTGGCCGTCTTCGCGGGCTATCTCGCGATCCTCCGGGCCTCGAATCCGGACGGCGTCCTGCTGCTGGATGGAGGGGATCTGTTTCAAGGCACGCTGGCCTCCAACCTGGGAGAAGGGGCTGCCGTCATCGATGCCTACAACCAGCTCGGTTATCACGCCGCGGCGATTGGCAACCACGATTTCGATTACGGACCGGTAGGCCCGGCGCAGGCCGCGAGCCGTCCAGAGATGGATTCCCTGGGCGCGCTCAAGGCGCGAATGGCCCAGGCGCGGTTTCCCCTGCTCTCGGCCAATCTCTATGACGCGGCGACAGGTCAGCGGCCCGAGTGGCTGCGAGGCGACGGGACGTTGTTGCTGACCCTGAAAGGGGTCAAGGTGGGCCTCGTCGGCCTCTCCACGCCGAGGACACCTGAGACCACGAACCGGTTGAATGTCGCGGGCCTGCGTTTCGGCGAACTGCTGCCCGAGACGCTCGCAGCCGCCAGCCGCCTGCGGGCCAGGGGGGCTGAGTTGGTCATCGCGGTGGCTCACATCGGCGGGCAGTGCCGCGCGTGGGACCGTCCTCGGGATCTCAGCTCGTGCGAGCCCAGGGAGGAGCTCCCCGAGCTGTTGCAGGCGTTGCCACCCGGTACCCTGGATGCGGTGGTGGCGGGACATACCCATCAGCCCCTGGGCCACTTCATCCAAGGCACCCCCGTCATCGAGTCCCGTGAGAACGGCCGGTCCTTCGGCACCATCGAGCTCTTCGTGGATCCGCGCACGCACAAGGTCCTGGAAGACCTCACGGTCATCCAACCCCTCATTCCGGTGTGTGCGCGGGTCGATGAGACGACGCGTCAGTGTGCGCAGCGCAGCTTGCAGGAGCAGCCCTCCGTGAAGCTCGTCCAGGCCATGTTCCTGGGCCAGCCGGTGGAGAAAGACGCCACGCTCGAGCAGCTCCTTGCGCCCGCGCTGGCCAGGGCCGACGCGGAGCGCAAGCGGTTGCTCGGGGTGAGCGTGCCCCAGGCGCTGCGCCGCCACTTCACGGAGGAGAGTTCTCTGGGAAGCGTCCTCACGGACTCCTTGCGCGAGTTGATGCGCGCGGACGTGGCCCTGCTCAACGCGGGAAGCATGCGCGCCGACTTGCCAGCGGGGGAGCTGACCTATGGCGGTGTGTATGAGATGCTTCCCTTCGACAACACGCTCGCCACGCTGACCCTGACAGGAGAGCAGCTCTGGCGCCTGCTCGAGCACGTCTATGGCACCGCGCGCCAGGGGGTCTATCAACTCTCTGGGTTGCAGGTGGAACTGGCCCGTTGCCCAGGGCCTGGACGCCTCAAACGCATCTTGCTGCCCAATGGGCAGCCGGTCCGTCCAGAGCGGACCTACCGTGTGGTGATGCCAGATTTCCTGGCGCGCGGTGGCAACGGCCTGAGTGCCCTGCTGGCGTCCTTTCCCAAGGACGCCATTGACCTGGGACTCCGTCAGGAACTGGGCCTGCGCGATGCGCTCATTGCGTTCTGGCAGAAGGCTCATCGGCCCTTGGTGGCGCCTCCCCCTGGCCGGATGCGCTTCGTGGGGGAAGGGGAATGCCGCCCCGTGTCCGGAACGCCCTGA
- a CDS encoding phosphopantetheine-binding protein, with translation MSAQPAGILPSSPENPLAPPSEVGPIVTQLRRMIVHELDVRIQEEELTDDTSLIDGRLALDSIVLFELITLIEKRFGFEFSDQNLRMEVFASLTALAQHIHHATAQSKQAAAV, from the coding sequence ATGAGCGCCCAACCCGCCGGGATCCTCCCCTCCAGTCCCGAGAATCCGCTGGCTCCCCCGTCCGAGGTCGGCCCCATCGTCACGCAGCTGCGGCGGATGATCGTCCACGAGTTGGATGTCCGCATTCAGGAAGAGGAGCTCACCGACGACACCTCCCTGATCGACGGGCGCCTGGCACTCGACTCCATCGTGCTCTTCGAGCTCATCACCCTCATCGAGAAGCGCTTCGGCTTCGAGTTCTCCGATCAGAACCTTCGCATGGAAGTCTTCGCGAGCCTCACGGCACTGGCGCAGCACATCCATCACGCCACGGCGCAGTCCAAGCAGGCCGCAGCCGTCTGA
- a CDS encoding SDR family NAD(P)-dependent oxidoreductase, which produces MSRKVALITGASAGLGEQFAQRFAEHGNDLILVARTTSRLETLATRLEQAHGIKAHVLTADLAQPEAPERLFEDVRARGLTVEYLVNNAGFGSSGPFLDQPLNREAEMVEVNCTSLLKLTHLFAQAMREQRSGRILNIASTAGFQPGPYMATYYATKAFVVSFSEALAHELKGTGVTVTCYCPGATHTEFAARARVEKSRLFQRPGVATAPDVATDAYAAMMKGRVLSIHGVLNWLGTMSVRFGPRALVRSIAASINQS; this is translated from the coding sequence ATGTCGCGCAAGGTGGCCCTCATCACGGGAGCATCAGCAGGGTTGGGAGAGCAGTTCGCGCAGCGCTTCGCCGAGCACGGGAACGATCTCATCCTGGTGGCACGCACCACTTCACGGCTGGAGACGCTGGCCACCCGGCTGGAGCAGGCGCATGGCATCAAGGCGCACGTCCTCACCGCGGATCTGGCACAGCCGGAGGCTCCTGAGCGCCTCTTCGAGGACGTTCGTGCCCGAGGGCTGACCGTGGAGTACCTCGTCAACAACGCGGGCTTCGGCTCCTCAGGCCCCTTCCTGGACCAGCCCCTGAACCGCGAGGCGGAAATGGTGGAGGTCAACTGCACCTCCCTGCTGAAGCTGACACACCTCTTCGCGCAGGCCATGCGGGAGCAGCGCTCCGGACGCATCCTCAACATCGCGTCCACGGCGGGCTTTCAACCGGGCCCCTATATGGCCACGTACTACGCCACCAAGGCTTTCGTGGTGTCCTTCTCGGAGGCGCTGGCACACGAGCTCAAGGGGACTGGGGTGACGGTGACGTGTTACTGCCCGGGGGCCACACACACGGAGTTCGCCGCCCGCGCGCGCGTCGAGAAGTCACGTCTGTTTCAGCGGCCTGGGGTCGCGACGGCGCCAGATGTGGCCACGGATGCCTACGCGGCGATGATGAAGGGCCGCGTGCTGTCGATTCATGGCGTGCTCAACTGGCTGGGCACGATGAGCGTGCGCTTCGGACCGCGCGCCCTCGTGCGTTCCATCGCCGCCAGCATCAACCAGTCTTAA
- a CDS encoding SDR family oxidoreductase — MDTPQIALVTGANRGLGLELCKQLATRGIRVLLTARSEEKGQKAARELAEQGLPVSFLPLDVTNEQSLLQGVEHVSREFGRLDILVNNAAVSIDLNRPGLEISMDIVRTTIETNVYGPLRLTQLAVPLMRKNNYGRIVNVSSGLGSFSRITAGKLAYRLSKASLNTMTKVFADELQDTNILVNAVTPGWVRTHLGGIRAERSVEEGVDSILWLATLPDDGPRGKFFKDRKEFPW; from the coding sequence ATGGACACCCCCCAGATTGCATTGGTCACCGGGGCCAACCGGGGCCTCGGACTGGAGCTGTGCAAGCAGCTCGCCACGCGCGGCATCCGCGTCCTGCTCACCGCCCGAAGCGAGGAGAAAGGCCAGAAGGCGGCACGGGAATTGGCCGAGCAGGGGCTGCCCGTCAGCTTCCTGCCGCTCGATGTCACGAACGAGCAGAGCCTGCTCCAGGGAGTGGAGCATGTCTCCCGCGAGTTCGGGCGCCTGGACATCCTCGTCAACAACGCGGCCGTCTCGATCGACCTCAACCGGCCGGGTCTCGAGATCAGCATGGACATCGTCCGCACCACCATCGAGACGAACGTCTACGGTCCCCTGCGCCTCACCCAGCTCGCCGTGCCCCTGATGCGCAAGAACAACTACGGCCGCATCGTCAACGTCTCGAGCGGCCTGGGCTCGTTCTCGCGCATCACCGCCGGCAAGCTGGCGTACCGCCTGTCCAAGGCCTCGCTCAACACCATGACCAAAGTCTTCGCCGACGAGCTTCAGGACACCAACATCCTGGTCAATGCCGTGACGCCTGGCTGGGTCCGCACCCACCTGGGCGGCATCCGGGCGGAGCGCTCCGTGGAGGAGGGCGTGGACAGCATCCTGTGGTTGGCCACCCTTCCGGACGATGGTCCTCGCGGGAAGTTCTTCAAGGACCGCAAGGAATTCCCCTGGTAG